In a single window of the Candidatus Dadabacteria bacterium genome:
- the prfA gene encoding peptide chain release factor 1, with protein sequence PLAREELEELSEERSELEAKLRKLLLPKDPNLGKNVFLEIRAGAGGEEAALFAADLLRMYSRYCENRRWKVETITLNETGIGGIKELVVRIEGREVYGKLRYESGVHRVQRIPSTEAGGRIHTSTATVAVLPEADEVDVEVDEKELKVDTFRSSGPGGQHVNKTDSAIRITHLPTGIVVQCQDDRSQQKNRVHAMSMLRAKLYEIEEQKRASEISRTRKTQVGSGDRSEKIRTYNFPQGRITDHRIGLTLHKVEAVLGGELDPLLEPLAAHFQAESLKNLSEA encoded by the coding sequence GCCTCTTGCCCGCGAGGAGCTTGAAGAGCTTTCCGAGGAGAGAAGCGAGCTCGAAGCGAAACTCAGAAAGCTTCTTCTGCCCAAAGATCCGAATCTCGGGAAAAACGTGTTCCTTGAGATAAGGGCCGGAGCCGGAGGGGAGGAGGCGGCTCTTTTCGCGGCCGATCTCCTCAGAATGTATTCGAGGTACTGCGAGAACCGCCGCTGGAAGGTGGAAACCATAACGCTTAACGAAACCGGGATCGGCGGGATAAAGGAACTTGTGGTAAGGATCGAAGGGCGGGAAGTTTACGGCAAGCTCAGGTATGAAAGCGGGGTTCACAGGGTTCAGCGAATACCCTCGACGGAGGCCGGCGGGAGAATACATACGTCAACGGCGACAGTCGCCGTGCTTCCGGAGGCCGACGAGGTTGACGTGGAAGTGGACGAGAAGGAACTCAAGGTAGATACTTTCAGGTCTTCGGGGCCCGGGGGTCAGCACGTCAACAAGACGGATTCCGCGATAAGGATAACCCATCTTCCAACGGGAATCGTCGTGCAGTGCCAGGACGACCGCTCGCAGCAGAAAAACAGGGTCCATGCGATGAGCATGCTACGCGCAAAGCTTTACGAGATTGAGGAGCAAAAACGCGCAAGCGAGATTTCGCGCACCAGGAAAACCCAGGTCGGAAGCGGGGACAGAAGCGAAAAAATAAGAACCTACAATTTCCCTCAGGGGAGAATAACCGACCACAGAATAGGTCTCACTCTCCATAAGGTAGAGGCGGTACTGGGAGGAGAACTTGATCCTCTGCTGGAGCCTCTCGCGGCCCATTTTCAAGCCGAAAGTCTTAAGAATCTGTCAGAGGCCTGA
- the ccsA gene encoding cytochrome c biogenesis protein CcsA, producing the protein MNVIYLISALYLLSSLLYGTYLWSQKRKISRAGIYFAIAGVLAHTALLVVFLMRGDVLAGSTSRPLFIFSWLVTLVFLVSQLRFKTPVLGAFVLPVAFLGTLPYVIIPDGMITQDPTLGNPWVLAHILSIFLGEAFFAISFLAGVIYIFQENQLKSKRVGSHLKKLPSLITLDKINHLSLLLGFPLLTVSLVIGFVLAKEIWSDVWTWGAKETWSTVTWLLYAFLINGRISLGWRGRRAALGAVIGFCIVVVTFVMGYIFPGQHKFE; encoded by the coding sequence ATGAATGTCATCTATCTGATTTCCGCCCTTTACCTGCTTTCTTCTCTTCTTTACGGCACTTACCTCTGGTCGCAGAAAAGAAAAATCTCCCGGGCGGGCATTTATTTCGCCATTGCGGGGGTGCTTGCTCATACCGCACTGCTAGTTGTTTTCCTCATGCGTGGCGACGTACTGGCCGGAAGTACTTCAAGGCCCCTTTTTATTTTCTCGTGGCTTGTAACGCTTGTCTTTTTAGTTTCGCAACTGAGGTTCAAGACCCCCGTGCTCGGCGCGTTCGTGCTCCCCGTGGCTTTTCTCGGAACCTTGCCCTACGTGATCATTCCGGATGGGATGATTACTCAGGACCCGACGCTTGGAAACCCATGGGTGCTGGCGCACATACTGTCCATTTTTCTTGGAGAAGCGTTTTTTGCGATATCTTTTCTAGCGGGCGTAATCTACATATTCCAGGAAAACCAGCTGAAATCGAAAAGAGTCGGAAGCCACCTGAAAAAACTTCCTTCCCTGATAACGCTTGACAAGATAAACCACCTGAGTCTTCTGCTCGGGTTCCCGCTTCTAACCGTGAGTCTCGTTATCGGTTTCGTACTTGCAAAAGAAATATGGAGCGATGTGTGGACGTGGGGAGCCAAGGAAACTTGGTCTACCGTTACGTGGCTTCTTTACGCTTTTTTGATAAACGGACGTATTTCCCTCGGATGGAGAGGCAGAAGGGCTGCGCTCGGAGCCGTGATCGGGTTCTGCATCGTGGTGGTGACGTTCGTTATGGGATATATCTTCCCGGGGCAGCACAAATTTGAATGA
- a CDS encoding dodecin family protein — MAVARVTEVIGSSDKSWDDAVREALDRANSTLRGLTGIEVTKMNARIEDGKIAEYRSHVRITFILED, encoded by the coding sequence ATGGCTGTAGCTAGAGTAACAGAGGTTATAGGTTCATCTGATAAGTCATGGGATGACGCTGTGCGGGAAGCTCTTGACAGGGCGAACTCAACCCTGAGGGGTCTTACCGGAATCGAGGTAACGAAAATGAACGCCCGCATAGAGGATGGGAAGATTGCCGAGTACCGTTCCCACGTCAGGATCACCTTCATTCTGGAGGACTAA
- the dapF gene encoding diaminopimelate epimerase, translating into MSCFVKSHGLGNDYIVLDSAEIDFDLGKSAIELICHRNYGIGSDGILLLVPPARGDFGLRILNPDGSEAEKSGNGLRIFAKYLYERKNASSKTFSIDTPGGLVAAEVEEKDGKVHHVTVEMGAATFRADEVPVDMEGEEAVGQRLVLGASEFDFTAVSVGNPHCVIFFEELREDLIRKLGPEIENHPIFPNRTNVQFAQVISRESVRILIWERGAGYTLASGSSSCAVAAACVKSGLTDRNLRVLMPGGHLDINVGEDWAITMRGEVEEVFSGMLSDDLLYKLRNPSTINL; encoded by the coding sequence ATGAGCTGCTTTGTAAAATCACACGGGTTGGGAAATGATTATATTGTCCTAGACAGCGCCGAAATAGATTTTGATCTCGGCAAATCCGCCATAGAACTCATATGTCACAGGAATTACGGCATAGGTTCTGACGGCATACTGCTTCTGGTTCCCCCTGCAAGGGGAGACTTCGGGCTCAGAATTCTCAATCCTGACGGGAGCGAGGCGGAAAAAAGCGGAAACGGGCTCAGGATTTTCGCCAAGTACCTCTACGAGAGGAAAAACGCCTCGAGCAAGACTTTTTCCATAGATACTCCCGGCGGTCTTGTTGCGGCCGAAGTCGAGGAGAAAGACGGAAAGGTCCACCACGTCACGGTGGAAATGGGTGCGGCGACTTTCAGGGCGGATGAGGTGCCGGTAGACATGGAGGGGGAGGAAGCTGTGGGGCAGCGCCTTGTTCTCGGCGCATCAGAATTTGATTTTACGGCCGTTTCGGTGGGCAACCCCCACTGCGTTATTTTCTTCGAAGAGCTAAGAGAAGATCTCATAAGGAAACTCGGACCCGAGATAGAAAACCACCCCATCTTCCCAAACAGGACTAATGTTCAGTTCGCCCAGGTGATCTCGCGCGAGAGCGTTCGTATTTTAATCTGGGAGAGAGGAGCCGGCTACACTCTTGCCTCAGGCAGCAGTTCCTGCGCGGTCGCCGCGGCGTGCGTGAAATCCGGCCTTACGGACCGGAATCTCAGGGTGCTGATGCCCGGCGGGCATCTGGACATAAACGTCGGGGAAGACTGGGCGATCACTATGCGCGGCGAGGTGGAAGAAGTCTTTTCGGGGATGTTGAGCGACGATCTTCTTTACAAACTAAGAAATCCTTCCACTATAAATTTATAG